TCGATCTGTGCCGTTTCGATCTGATGGGGCGCAGCCTGGCGCAGTTGAAAATCATCGAATTCAATGCGAACGCGCCGGGCGGCATCGTGTACGCCGGCATGATCAACCGCTATTGGCGGCAGGCGCCGTGGTCCGCGGAGTTGATCGAATCGTGGGGCGGCGCCCCGTCGGTCTTCGAACGGGAAGATTGGGTCGTCAACTGGCTTTTGGCGCTGGCCGACGCGCGCGGCATGGAAGCGATCGAAGGTATCGCGCTGCTGCATCCCGCGGGCGGCAATATGCTTGAATTGCCCCACCTGAAGAAGCGGCTGGAGGCACGCGGCCTGCGCGCCGCCATGCTGAGCCCGGAACAACTGTTCGAGGACGCGAACTCCTCGTTTCGACTTGGCTACCTGAAATACGGCGTACAGCGGACTCTTCAGGACATCGGGCAATGGGACCGCTTTTGCCGAAGCGTCGTGGAAGGGCGTCTGGTGATCCCATCGTCGCTGGCGGGGCGCTGGATCGGCGACAACAAACTCTGTATCGCCGTCATGTCGGACCCACGCTTCGCCTATCTGTTCGACGACGCCGAGCGCGCGGCGATTCATGCGCTCGTGCCGCTGAGCCGCAAGCTCGGCGACGGCGTCAGCCGCGCGGACCTGCTCAACAATCAAGACGACTTCGTCATCAAGCATCCGTACGGCACGCGCGGCGCGGCGGTGCACGTCGGGCGCGACTACGACGCGGCCACGTGGACGGACCTGATCATGCAAACGTCTTCTTCGGGCTACGTCGTGCAGCGCTACGTCGACTCGGAATGCGAGGTCGAAGGCGAGACGTGCTTCCGGGATCTCGTGGTGACGATTGCCAGCGGCGACATTGCCGGCTATGGATCGCGCGTCAGCCGGGCGCGCAAAGTCAACATCGCGCAGGAGGGCCGCAAGATGGCGGTGCTGAGTTCGCTGCGCGCCACGCGCTGATCCGGGCGAGTGGGACTTTTTCCGTCACGCTGGCTCACGCGGCAGGGCAAGCGCTTCGACGCGCTTGCCTGCCGGGACTTCCGGCGCTTTACGTGCGGCAACGGCGTGTCGCTGATCGGAACATGGTTGCAGCGGGTCGGCGCGGGCTGGCTGGCGTGGGAGGTCAGCCATTCGAGCGTCTGGCTCGGTATCGTGGCGTTTGCCGATCTGTTCCCCACGCTACTGTTCGCGCCGCTCGCGGGGGTGATGGCGGACCGCTGCGACCGGCGCAAGGTCGTGCTTTACTGCCAATGCGTCGCGATGGCCATGGCCCTCCTGCAGAGCGGTCTGTTGCTAGGCGGTGTCCAGTCGCTCGCCTGGTTGCTGGTGACGACGTCGATCTCGGGGACCGCGAATGCGTTGTGCCAGCCCGCGCGGATGGCCTGGGTATCGAGCCTCGTGCCGAAGCCGCAGCTTGCGTCGGCGGTGGCGATCAATTCGCTGTGCTTCAATCTCGCGCGTTTCGCCGGACCTGCGGTCGCGGGCGCCATGCTGCTCGAGTTCGGCACGGCGGCGCTGTTTGGGTTGAATGCGCTCAGCTACGCTGTCTTCATCGTCGTGCTGATGCGCATGCCGGCTGCGCCGATGCCTGCCGCCATGGCGCCTTCCGCCCGGTGGTTCGGCGACGCATTGGACGGCTTTCGCTACCTCGCGTCGGTCGCGTATTTAAGGGGTGTTTTCGTGATCACGGCGGCGTCGGCCGTGTGCATTCGCGGCATTCCGGAGCTGGCGCCGGCCATTAGCGAACAACTGCTGCGGCAGGGGCCGCGTGGCTTCGCGTCGCTGGTTGCCGCGGCGGGCGCCGGGGCGCTAGCGGGCGGCGTGTGGTTCTGCGGCCGCGACGGCGCGCGATGCGTGGCGACCCTGATCGGGCGCCACGTGCTGGCGGCGTCGCTCTGCGCGTTGGCATTGGCGCTGACGCGCGATTTCCGGCTCGCGTTAGCGCTTTTCTTCGCGATGGGCTTTTCGGTCGTCGTGACCGGCATCGGCGCGCAGACGTTGATTCACCAGTCGGTGCCGGAGCACCTGCGCGGGCGCGTGCTGGGATCGTATGGGGTGATTTTTCGCGGTGGACCGGCGTTGAGCGCGTTGTGGCTCGGGGCGGCTGCACCGCTTGGCGGACTGCGCGTGGCGCTGGGAGTCGGCGGCTTGCTGTGTGTGGCGGTCTGTTTCATGGCGAGCGTCCGGGTTCGACGGGCGGTTCGCCGCCTGGCGCGGTCGCGCTGAACGCGCCATCGCGCCACCCTGCGTCACTCGCCCAGCGTTCCCGCTTCCTGCTGGTTCTGGTAATGCGCGCGTTTTTCCTCGTACATCAGCAGATCCGCGCGCTGCACGCCCGCTTCGAGCCGGTCGCCCCGCTGGCAGGTCGCGGCGCCCATCGAAAAGCTCAGCGGCGCGCCGGGATAAAACTGGTTGTTCATCTCCACCAGTTGGCGGATCGCCTCGACCATCGCCGCGCCGCCGCGTTCGTCGGTGTCCGGCATCAGCACCGCGAATTCGTCGCCGCCAATTCGCGCGGCGTGAAACGGTATATCCATCGCCTTGGCGAGCACTTCGCCGGCGCGCCGCAACAGCGCGTCGCCGGCGGCATGGCCGAGCTGGTCGTTGACGCGTTTGAGGCCGTTCAGGTCGGCCATGATGATGGTCACCGGCCACGGACCTTTACGCTCCAACCGGTTCAACTCGTCGACATAGAACGAACGGTTGCGCAGCTTGGTCAGCACGTCGTGCTTGCCGAGGAATTCCAGGTAGGCTTCGGCCTTCTTGCGCGCCGTGATGTCGGTCAGCGCCACCAGCACCAGATCCCAGTTTTTCTCGTGTCCCGGCAGCACGGAGAATTGCAGATGCACATGCACCTCGCTGCCGTCGAGCGAATAGTTGAGCACCTCGCGCTGCTGGAATAGCTTGTTGTCCCACAGGTCGATCAACTGCTCGCGGAAATGCGGCCGCATGTCGTCGCGGAATACGTCGGCGAGACGCGCCAGCAGCGTGGGTTTGTCTTTCGCGGCGAACATGTCGAGCGTGTGCTGGTTCACGTCGAGCACATGGATTTCCTGCATGCAGCGCTCGACGAACTCGGGGTGCACGTCGGTGAACACGCGAAAATCGCTGATGCCGGCCGCCCGCGCGTCGTCGAGCAGGCGTTTGACCGCGCTGAAGTCCTCCACCCACAGCGACACCGGCGAATGCTCGAACAGCCCGCGCACGTATTGTTCGGCGAGCGTCATGCGATGCCGGGCGCCTTCCAGTTCCGTGATGTCCTCGACCGACACCAGCACGCGGTCCCAATTCGCTTCGTGGCCCGGCAGCACGGCGCCCTTGAGCAGCACGTCGAGACGGCGGCCGCCGAGCGTGTAGTTGACCGTGTGGCTCGTGAATTGCGAATGCCCCGCCCACAACTGGCACAGCTCTTCGAGATGGGTCTTGAGCATGTCGTCGCGGAACACCGCGGCGAGATTGCTGGTGAGCGCGTCGAAATCGGCGGCTTCGAACTGCGTCAGCGTCTTCTGATTGACCTTGATCACGCGGATGCTGTGCGCGCAGTCGGCGACCCGGCTCGGGTCCGCGGCGAAATGCGCGCGCAGATCCGTGACGCCTTCGGCTCGCCACGCGTCGAACAGCGCGCGCACGCCGCTGAAGTCTTCGAGCCAGAGCGAGACCGGCGCGAGTTCGAACATTTCGGAATCGTCGCCCGATGCCGCGCGGGGCGTTGCTTCGGGGCGGCTGATTTGCCGGGCGGCGGAGGCGGAGGCGGGGTCGTGCGGGAGCATATCCAGCATGGGATTCTCGGGGGCGGAGTAGCCGCTATTCTAAGACGGATAGGCATCGGGTAAAACAAACACGTAGGCGGCATCGATTTTGCGCAGCCTGATCGCCAGCCCAGCGGGGCGGACCGTCTTCAGGCGCCGGCGCTTGCCTGCGCGTCTTTTAGCGCCTTGCTACACTGATCCGCTGTCGATTCCGTCCGCCAACCCGGTTAAAAACGTCCTGTCATGAAGCCATCCCTGCTGGTTCTGATTCACTTGAACGACCCAAGCCGCGCCAGTATCGACGCGGCGTTCGACGCCGTCCACGCCCCCGACAGCGCCCAGCGCGCCGCAGCGATCGCCGCGCGCGGCGCGGCGTTTCGCGCGGTGCTGACCAACGGCACGACCGGCCTGAACGCCTCGGAAATCGACCAGATGCCGCAACTCGAATTGCTCAGCGCGCTGGGTGCGGGGTACGAAAACCTGGCGGTCGACCACGCCCGTTCGCGCGGGATCGTGGTCGTGAACGGCGCGGGCACCAACGATCATTGCGTGGCCGATCATGCGTTCGCGCTGCTGCTCGCGGTGGTGCGCGACGTGCCGCAACTCGACCAGGCGACCCGCGTGGGCGTCTGGCGCGACACGCTGCCCATGCGCCCGAACGTCTCCGGCAAGCGGCTCGGCATTGTCGGTCTCGGCAATATCGGCGCGAAGGTCGCGCGCCGGGGCGGCGGCTTCGACATGGAGGTCGGTTATCACAACCGCACGCCGCGCGAAGGCTCACCGCTGCGTTACTTCGACAGTGTGACGGCGCTCGCGCAGTGGAGCGATTTTCTGGTGGTGGCGACGCCCGGCGGAGCGGGCACACGTCATCTGATCGACGCGAAGGTGCTCGACGCGCTGGGTCCGCAGGGCTTCGTGGTCAATGTGTCGCGCGGCAGCGTGCTCGACACGGCGGCGCTCGCGCAGGCGCTGAACGCGGGGACGATTGCCGGCGCGGCGCTCGACGTCTACGAAGGCGAGCCGCATCCGCCCGAGGCGTTGCTGGCGTTGCGCAACGTGGTGCTGACGCCGCACGTGGGCGGCCGTTCGCCGGAAGCGATCACGGCTTCGGTCGAGAATTTCCTGAGCAATGCCAAACGGCATTTTGCGGGCGAGCCGGTGCTGACGCCGATATGACGCGGATCTCTGAAACCAGGCCGAAGCCGTTCGAAGCCGATCCGACAATCGGCTCGAAACCCCTCTGAAGCCGATCCGACAATCCCGGTCGCATTACTGAAAGCCAAACCGAAACTATCGGCGCCGCGGATAGTTTCTCTCACGAATAGCGATTTCCCTTGCGGGGCCGCGGCGCATAGGATGGTCGATGTTGGATCATCAGTGCTTCGATCATCCGAAGCCGCGACGGAGGCCCCGCATGGAACACCACGCCCGCACGCAGGACGAACGGCTCGAGATCAAGACCACCACCTGCTACATGTGCGCGTGCCGCTGCGGTATCCGCGTGCATCTGCGCGAAGGCGAGGTGCGCTATATCGACGGCAATCCCGAACATCCGCTCAACCAGGGTGTGATCTGCGCGAAGGGTGCCTCGGGCATCATGAAGCAGTATTCCCCCGCGCGCCTGACCCAGCCGCTGATGCGCAAGCCTGGCGCGGAGCGGGGCAGCGCGCAGTTCGAGCCGGTCACGTGGGAACACGCGTTCGACGTCCTCGAAAAGCGCCTCGGCGCGATTCGCGCCACCGATCCGAAGAAATTCGCGCTGTTCACCGGCCGCGACCAGATGCAGGCGCTGACCGGCCTGTTCGCCAAGCAGTTCGGCACGCCCAATTACGCGGCGCACGGCGGCTTCTGCTCGTCCAACATGGCGGCCGGCATGATCTATACGATCGGCGGCTCGTTCTGGGAATTCGGCGGGCCGGATCTGGACAGCGCGAAGCTGTTCTTCATGATCGGCACCGCCGAAGACCATCATTCGAATCCGCTCAAGATCGCGCTTTCGAAGTTCAAGCGCGCGGGCGGACGCTTTATCGCGATCAATCCGATCCGCACCGGCTACGCCGCGATCGCCGACGAATGGGTGCCGATCAAACCCGGCACCGACGGCGCGCTGTTCATGGCGTTCCTGCACGAACTGATCGCCGCCGACGCCTGGGATCACGAGTTCGTGCAGCGCTACACCAACGCGGCCGAACTCGTCGACCTCGACGAAAGCAGCGCCAACTTCGGCCTGTTCGTGCGCGATCCGCAACGGCCGGCCGGCAATCCGCTGTTTCCGCAGAATCATCTGTGGTGGGACGCCGCTGCCGCGCGCGCGGTGCCGCATCACGCACCGGGCGTGACGCCCGCGCTCGACGGCCGCTACACGCTCGAGGACGGCACGCCGGTCACGCCGTCGTTCGCCTTGCTGCGCGAACGCGTGGCCGCTTGCACGCCCGAATGGGCCGCCGGTATCACGGGCGTCGCGGCGGACACTATCCGCCGCCTCGCCGCTGAGATGGTCCAGGTGAGCCGCGACCATCGCATCACACTGCCGATCCGCTGGACCGACGCCTGGGGCGAAACGCACGAAACGGTCACCGGCAATCCGGTCGCTTTTCACGCCATGCGCGGCCTCGCGGCGCATTCGAACGGTTTCCAGTCGATCCGCGCGCTGGCCGTGCTGATGTCGCTGCTCGGCACGATCGACCGGCCCGGCGGCTTTCGCCACAAGTCGCCGTTTCCGCGCGCGGTGCCGCCGTCCGCGAAACCGCCGAATAGTCCCGACGCCGTCAAGCCGAATACGCCGCTCGCCACGGGCCCACTCGGCTGGCCGGCCGCGCCCGAAGATCTGTTTATCGACGAGCAGGGTGGCCCGGTGCGGATCGACAAGGCCTTCTCGTGGGAATACCCGCTCGCCGTGCATGGCCTGATGCATAGCGTGATCACCAACGCGTGGCGCGGCGACCCGTATCCGATCGATACGCTGATGATTTTCATGGCCAACATGGCGTGGAATTCGTCGATGAATACGATGAAAGTGCGCGAGATGCTGGTCGACAAGCACGCGGACGGCGAGTACAAGATTCCGTTTCTGGTGGTGTGCGATGCGTTCCAGTCGGAGATGACCGCGTTCGCCGATCTGATCCTGCCGGACACCACGTATCTGGAACGCCACGACGCGATGTCGATGCTCGACCGGCCGATCTCCGAATTCGATGGTCCGGTGGATTCGGTGCGCGTGCCGGTCGTACCGCCGACCGGCGAGTGCAAACCGTTCCAGGAAGTGCTGATCGAACTCGCTTCACGCCTGAAATTTCCGGCCTTCACGAGCGCCGACGGAACGCGGCGGTTTCGCGACTATCCCGACTTCGTGGTCAATTTCACGACCGCGCCGGAGTCCGGCGTCGGCTTTCTGATCGGCTGGCGCGGCAAGGACGGCGACAAGGCGCTAGTGGGCGAGCCCAATCCGAACCAATGGGAGCAATACGCAAAGAACAACTGCGTGTTCCATTACCGCTTGCCCGAAGACCTGCAGTACATGCGCAACTGCA
This genomic stretch from Paraburkholderia bryophila harbors:
- a CDS encoding glutathionylspermidine synthase family protein, which produces MLESFSGNSDFPVFDPEKDWITLGRDQSKAELNRAYAYVQERASEDQLSMSFEGNQSRAYPVMPGFCSLHAAAEEILSAQIKTVFDALQKIVATYRTDKNLQHFLDIPKPLNRWIKEDAQPSNNRIDLCRFDLMGRSLAQLKIIEFNANAPGGIVYAGMINRYWRQAPWSAELIESWGGAPSVFEREDWVVNWLLALADARGMEAIEGIALLHPAGGNMLELPHLKKRLEARGLRAAMLSPEQLFEDANSSFRLGYLKYGVQRTLQDIGQWDRFCRSVVEGRLVIPSSLAGRWIGDNKLCIAVMSDPRFAYLFDDAERAAIHALVPLSRKLGDGVSRADLLNNQDDFVIKHPYGTRGAAVHVGRDYDAATWTDLIMQTSSSGYVVQRYVDSECEVEGETCFRDLVVTIASGDIAGYGSRVSRARKVNIAQEGRKMAVLSSLRATR
- a CDS encoding sensor domain-containing diguanylate cyclase translates to MLDMLPHDPASASAARQISRPEATPRAASGDDSEMFELAPVSLWLEDFSGVRALFDAWRAEGVTDLRAHFAADPSRVADCAHSIRVIKVNQKTLTQFEAADFDALTSNLAAVFRDDMLKTHLEELCQLWAGHSQFTSHTVNYTLGGRRLDVLLKGAVLPGHEANWDRVLVSVEDITELEGARHRMTLAEQYVRGLFEHSPVSLWVEDFSAVKRLLDDARAAGISDFRVFTDVHPEFVERCMQEIHVLDVNQHTLDMFAAKDKPTLLARLADVFRDDMRPHFREQLIDLWDNKLFQQREVLNYSLDGSEVHVHLQFSVLPGHEKNWDLVLVALTDITARKKAEAYLEFLGKHDVLTKLRNRSFYVDELNRLERKGPWPVTIIMADLNGLKRVNDQLGHAAGDALLRRAGEVLAKAMDIPFHAARIGGDEFAVLMPDTDERGGAAMVEAIRQLVEMNNQFYPGAPLSFSMGAATCQRGDRLEAGVQRADLLMYEEKRAHYQNQQEAGTLGE
- a CDS encoding 2-hydroxyacid dehydrogenase produces the protein MKPSLLVLIHLNDPSRASIDAAFDAVHAPDSAQRAAAIAARGAAFRAVLTNGTTGLNASEIDQMPQLELLSALGAGYENLAVDHARSRGIVVVNGAGTNDHCVADHAFALLLAVVRDVPQLDQATRVGVWRDTLPMRPNVSGKRLGIVGLGNIGAKVARRGGGFDMEVGYHNRTPREGSPLRYFDSVTALAQWSDFLVVATPGGAGTRHLIDAKVLDALGPQGFVVNVSRGSVLDTAALAQALNAGTIAGAALDVYEGEPHPPEALLALRNVVLTPHVGGRSPEAITASVENFLSNAKRHFAGEPVLTPI
- a CDS encoding MFS transporter, coding for MGLFPSRWLTRQGKRFDALACRDFRRFTCGNGVSLIGTWLQRVGAGWLAWEVSHSSVWLGIVAFADLFPTLLFAPLAGVMADRCDRRKVVLYCQCVAMAMALLQSGLLLGGVQSLAWLLVTTSISGTANALCQPARMAWVSSLVPKPQLASAVAINSLCFNLARFAGPAVAGAMLLEFGTAALFGLNALSYAVFIVVLMRMPAAPMPAAMAPSARWFGDALDGFRYLASVAYLRGVFVITAASAVCIRGIPELAPAISEQLLRQGPRGFASLVAAAGAGALAGGVWFCGRDGARCVATLIGRHVLAASLCALALALTRDFRLALALFFAMGFSVVVTGIGAQTLIHQSVPEHLRGRVLGSYGVIFRGGPALSALWLGAAAPLGGLRVALGVGGLLCVAVCFMASVRVRRAVRRLARSR
- a CDS encoding molybdopterin-dependent oxidoreductase codes for the protein MEHHARTQDERLEIKTTTCYMCACRCGIRVHLREGEVRYIDGNPEHPLNQGVICAKGASGIMKQYSPARLTQPLMRKPGAERGSAQFEPVTWEHAFDVLEKRLGAIRATDPKKFALFTGRDQMQALTGLFAKQFGTPNYAAHGGFCSSNMAAGMIYTIGGSFWEFGGPDLDSAKLFFMIGTAEDHHSNPLKIALSKFKRAGGRFIAINPIRTGYAAIADEWVPIKPGTDGALFMAFLHELIAADAWDHEFVQRYTNAAELVDLDESSANFGLFVRDPQRPAGNPLFPQNHLWWDAAAARAVPHHAPGVTPALDGRYTLEDGTPVTPSFALLRERVAACTPEWAAGITGVAADTIRRLAAEMVQVSRDHRITLPIRWTDAWGETHETVTGNPVAFHAMRGLAAHSNGFQSIRALAVLMSLLGTIDRPGGFRHKSPFPRAVPPSAKPPNSPDAVKPNTPLATGPLGWPAAPEDLFIDEQGGPVRIDKAFSWEYPLAVHGLMHSVITNAWRGDPYPIDTLMIFMANMAWNSSMNTMKVREMLVDKHADGEYKIPFLVVCDAFQSEMTAFADLILPDTTYLERHDAMSMLDRPISEFDGPVDSVRVPVVPPTGECKPFQEVLIELASRLKFPAFTSADGTRRFRDYPDFVVNFTTAPESGVGFLIGWRGKDGDKALVGEPNPNQWEQYAKNNCVFHYRLPEDLQYMRNCNGPYLDWAVKKGFRKFNEPILIQLYSDVMQKFRLAAQGRTSGRQPPDHLRARVETYFDPLPFWYAPLESAATDLERFPLAAVTQRPMAMYHSWDSQNAWLRQIHGENYLYMNPLMAVENGIADGSWIYAESQWGRVRCMARFSETVEPGTVWTWNAIGKAAGAWNLSADANESQRGFLLNHLITDELPAGDDTAARFSNSDPITGQAAWYDVRVRLYPAEADASHTLPQFAAMPSLPGSNGVISRIVQTYFAGRGEFAARLRGANGRK